Proteins from a genomic interval of Salinivibrio kushneri:
- the pfkA gene encoding 6-phosphofructokinase, producing MVRKIGVLTSGGDAPGMNAAIRGVVRSALSEGLEVCGIYDGFLGLHQNRIERLNRTSVSDVINRGGTFLGSARFPEFADEKVREQAIQNLKMHGIDALVVIGGDGSFMGAKKLTEMGYPCIGLPGTIDNDVAGTDYTIGYMTAMNTVIDAIDRLRDTSSSHQRISIVEVMGRHCGDLTLMASIAGGCEYIITPEIGLDKDKLLAKVKEGIYKGKKHAIIAITELMTDANELAKFIETETGRETRATILGHIQRGGQPGAFDRILASRMGAYAVDLLQQGEGGRCVGIQNDKMVHHDIVDAIENMKRPFRDDLYEVAEKLF from the coding sequence ATGGTTAGAAAAATTGGTGTTTTGACCAGTGGCGGTGATGCGCCAGGTATGAACGCAGCGATTCGCGGTGTGGTTCGCAGCGCGCTCAGCGAAGGCTTAGAAGTATGTGGTATTTATGATGGCTTTCTCGGCCTGCATCAAAACCGTATTGAACGCCTCAACCGCACCAGTGTTTCCGACGTGATTAACCGCGGCGGGACATTTTTAGGTTCGGCACGTTTTCCTGAGTTTGCCGACGAAAAAGTCCGTGAGCAAGCAATTCAGAACCTGAAGATGCACGGCATCGACGCCTTGGTCGTCATTGGTGGTGATGGCTCATTCATGGGGGCAAAGAAACTGACCGAAATGGGTTACCCCTGTATTGGCCTGCCGGGCACCATTGATAATGATGTTGCGGGGACGGACTACACCATCGGCTATATGACGGCGATGAACACGGTGATTGACGCCATTGACCGCCTGCGCGACACCTCGTCTTCTCACCAGCGTATCTCTATTGTTGAGGTGATGGGACGCCATTGTGGTGACTTAACCTTGATGGCATCGATTGCCGGTGGCTGTGAATACATCATCACCCCAGAGATTGGCTTGGATAAAGACAAGCTTCTCGCCAAAGTGAAAGAAGGCATCTACAAAGGTAAGAAACACGCGATTATCGCGATCACTGAGCTGATGACCGACGCTAATGAACTCGCGAAGTTCATCGAGACAGAAACTGGCCGCGAAACACGCGCGACCATTCTTGGTCATATTCAGCGTGGCGGCCAACCGGGTGCCTTTGACCGCATTCTTGCCTCACGCATGGGCGCTTACGCCGTTGACCTTCTGCAACAAGGTGAAGGGGGACGCTGTGTCGGTATTCAGAATGACAAAATGGTGCACCATGACATCGTTGATGCGATTGAAAACATGAAGCGCCCATTCCGCGACGACCTGTATGAAGTCGCTGAAAAGCTGTTCTAA
- the fieF gene encoding CDF family cation-efflux transporter FieF (FieF, a metal efflux transporter, is a member of the CDF (cation diffusion facilitator) family of transporters.), translating to MTKKYAFWVEAAAWAATCVATLLLLAKLIAWWLTGSVSVLASFVDSLLDLLASLTNLLVVRYAVQPADSEHSFGHGKAESLAALAQSTFIIGSASFLLLSGLERLFKPVPIAAPELGIMVSVGATVITLGLVLFQKWVIRKTASPAIAADALHYQSDLLMNVAIIIALGLSWYGWTHADAWFAIAISLFILSQALKMAYEAIQSLLDRQLPLEEQEKIAVLSSSVVGVHGIHQLRTRQAGITKFIQLHIELDDELPLVDAHTIADEVEDRLLVAFPGADVIIHQDPKSVVPKEAKA from the coding sequence ATGACAAAAAAGTATGCGTTTTGGGTTGAAGCCGCGGCGTGGGCAGCCACCTGTGTGGCGACCCTTCTCCTGTTAGCCAAACTCATCGCGTGGTGGCTCACCGGCTCGGTCAGTGTGCTGGCCTCGTTTGTTGACTCATTGCTCGATTTGCTCGCCTCGCTCACCAACTTGCTCGTGGTGCGCTATGCAGTACAACCGGCAGATAGCGAACACAGTTTTGGCCACGGTAAAGCCGAATCACTGGCCGCCTTGGCGCAATCCACCTTCATTATTGGCTCCGCCTCCTTCTTGCTCCTCAGTGGACTCGAACGTTTGTTCAAGCCTGTACCGATTGCCGCCCCTGAACTAGGGATTATGGTCAGTGTCGGTGCCACCGTGATCACCCTCGGCTTGGTGCTGTTTCAAAAGTGGGTGATCCGCAAAACCGCCAGCCCCGCCATCGCCGCCGATGCCCTTCATTATCAATCTGATTTATTAATGAACGTCGCGATTATTATTGCCCTTGGACTGAGTTGGTACGGCTGGACACACGCCGATGCCTGGTTTGCGATTGCCATCAGCCTGTTTATCTTATCGCAAGCGCTTAAAATGGCTTATGAGGCCATCCAATCACTACTCGATAGGCAATTACCGCTTGAAGAGCAAGAAAAAATTGCCGTGCTCTCCAGCTCAGTGGTTGGGGTGCACGGCATTCATCAATTGCGCACACGTCAGGCGGGGATAACAAAGTTTATCCAGTTACACATAGAGCTGGATGACGAGCTACCCTTAGTGGATGCACATACAATTGCCGATGAAGTGGAAGATAGGTTGCTCGTCGCCTTTCCCGGGGCAGATGTGATCATCCATCAAGATCCCAAATCCGTGGTGCCAAAAGAGGCAAAGGCGTGA
- a CDS encoding Spy/CpxP family protein refolding chaperone, producing MMKRFTIGLALAAVTLPTLAAPHFSGGMDRSLWRDLDLTAEQKTQLEALRDDYRAQRQQARSDFHTNMHTLLTQETFDEAAVRDLLSSQSQPNLERRVSHARHQHAMLQVLTAEQQSAFFDAMTEKRAQRGHGHRGKGEHRQPGQKGDCWR from the coding sequence ATGATGAAACGCTTTACGATTGGCTTAGCACTTGCGGCAGTGACCCTTCCCACCTTGGCTGCCCCGCACTTTAGTGGTGGCATGGACCGCAGTCTGTGGCGTGATCTGGATTTGACCGCTGAGCAAAAGACGCAGCTTGAAGCATTGCGAGATGACTATCGCGCCCAGCGTCAACAAGCACGAAGCGACTTCCATACCAATATGCATACACTGCTTACCCAAGAGACGTTCGATGAAGCAGCGGTGCGCGACCTATTGTCGTCTCAGTCACAACCTAATCTTGAGCGTCGCGTTAGCCATGCCCGCCATCAGCATGCGATGTTACAAGTGCTGACCGCTGAGCAACAGAGCGCCTTTTTTGATGCGATGACGGAAAAGCGGGCACAACGCGGCCACGGTCACCGTGGTAAAGGGGAGCATCGTCAACCGGGTCAAAAAGGTGACTGTTGGCGCTAA
- a CDS encoding response regulator gives MYQVLIIDDDTALTDLLSELLSLEGFAVRCADNGQVGLEMANASPPDIILLDVMMPVLNGMETLRQLRATSNVAILMLTARGEEVDRVMGLELGADDYLAKPFSDRELLARMRAILRRTQGDGVEPTQSDEEPVLAHHDVRVYPRRLETLCQDRAVELTGMETEMLACLLHHPGEVVSKALLSEQVLGKRLMPFDRAVDVHISNLRKKLPERLDGKPRIKTLRGKGYLWVD, from the coding sequence ATGTATCAGGTTTTAATCATCGATGATGACACAGCGTTAACGGACCTTCTGAGCGAACTACTGTCTTTGGAGGGATTTGCGGTGCGCTGCGCGGATAACGGCCAAGTGGGGTTGGAGATGGCAAATGCGTCACCGCCCGATATCATTTTGCTAGATGTGATGATGCCAGTGCTCAACGGGATGGAAACCTTGCGCCAGCTACGCGCGACCTCCAACGTGGCGATTTTGATGCTCACTGCGCGAGGTGAGGAAGTGGATCGTGTGATGGGACTAGAATTAGGCGCGGACGACTATTTGGCTAAACCCTTTAGTGATCGTGAACTGCTTGCCCGAATGCGTGCCATTTTACGCCGGACGCAGGGAGATGGCGTTGAACCGACGCAATCGGATGAGGAACCTGTCCTCGCCCACCATGACGTGCGGGTCTACCCACGCCGGTTGGAAACCCTATGTCAAGACAGGGCCGTGGAGCTAACGGGGATGGAAACCGAAATGCTCGCCTGTTTACTCCATCACCCTGGCGAAGTGGTAAGTAAAGCCCTGCTTAGCGAACAAGTACTGGGCAAGCGCTTAATGCCGTTTGATCGGGCGGTCGATGTGCATATCTCCAACTTACGCAAGAAGCTGCCCGAGCGCCTTGATGGTAAGCCAAGGATCAAAACATTGCGCGGGAAAGGTTACTTATGGGTCGATTAA
- the cpxA gene encoding envelope stress sensor histidine kinase CpxA, whose amino-acid sequence MGRLIALRQRLGERWARLPFLGSLYGRVFIIFWLTLLVVLAAVMWAQRGDPRSLHALPSVEKARIQAQIEKLMAIAQRREVPLSVLVARQNQYHGHRRTPNKLYWVPDSAPLDALPRELRHFMSRTSDTAEPLQRLYHRHMFAGPFPVQTSDASGRFYHARRWQPRLPFVLKILEKPEHLLGVTMLVSTPLLLWLAYTLTRPARRFQAASQRVAHGELVTDSDLEQGPREFRDAGQGFNQMVTALNQMVTGQQQLVSDISHELRSPLTRLQMARALAARELGDSEALARIEREASQLEALISELLTLSRLQSQGHLARERISADALWQTVIEDAQFEAGQQGKQVTSNGIPDAMLTVNVRLARSALDNVLRNAIHYAGQHVHIKVERDAGQLCLSVVDDGPGVPESMLKDIFRPFYRVSAARDRHSGGSGLGLAITAQAIQQHGGQVNASNRPKGGLAVCLYWPCG is encoded by the coding sequence ATGGGTCGATTAATAGCGCTGCGGCAGCGTCTCGGTGAACGTTGGGCGCGATTACCATTTCTTGGCAGCCTTTATGGTCGGGTTTTTATTATTTTTTGGCTCACTTTGCTGGTGGTGCTCGCGGCAGTGATGTGGGCACAACGTGGTGACCCGCGTAGCTTACATGCGCTCCCATCCGTCGAAAAAGCGCGCATACAAGCTCAGATTGAGAAATTGATGGCCATCGCGCAGCGCCGAGAGGTACCGCTCTCTGTGCTGGTGGCACGGCAAAATCAATATCACGGACACCGCCGCACACCGAACAAGCTCTACTGGGTGCCTGACAGCGCACCGCTCGACGCGCTTCCTCGCGAGTTACGCCACTTTATGTCACGAACGTCAGACACTGCCGAGCCTTTGCAACGCCTCTATCATCGCCACATGTTCGCGGGGCCGTTTCCGGTCCAGACCTCCGATGCGTCGGGGCGTTTTTATCACGCCAGACGCTGGCAGCCCAGACTGCCCTTTGTCCTGAAAATATTGGAAAAGCCGGAGCACTTATTAGGTGTCACCATGTTGGTGAGCACACCTTTATTATTGTGGTTAGCGTATACCTTAACGCGCCCGGCCAGGCGCTTTCAGGCGGCCAGTCAACGGGTGGCCCACGGGGAGTTAGTGACAGACTCTGATCTTGAGCAAGGCCCGAGGGAGTTTCGCGACGCGGGGCAGGGCTTTAACCAAATGGTGACCGCGCTTAATCAGATGGTGACCGGACAACAACAGCTGGTCTCAGATATTTCTCATGAACTACGCTCACCGCTCACGCGTTTGCAAATGGCGCGGGCCCTCGCTGCGCGTGAGCTGGGCGATAGCGAGGCGTTAGCGAGAATTGAACGCGAAGCGAGCCAACTTGAGGCGTTGATCAGCGAGTTACTCACTTTGTCACGCTTACAATCCCAAGGCCACCTGGCGCGAGAAAGAATCAGTGCTGATGCCTTGTGGCAAACAGTGATAGAGGATGCCCAGTTTGAAGCCGGTCAACAGGGTAAGCAGGTCACCAGCAATGGGATCCCAGATGCCATGCTGACCGTCAATGTGCGCCTGGCGCGTAGTGCCTTAGATAACGTATTACGCAATGCCATTCACTATGCCGGCCAACACGTTCACATCAAGGTGGAACGAGACGCGGGACAGCTCTGCCTCTCGGTTGTTGATGATGGGCCTGGGGTGCCAGAGAGCATGTTAAAAGACATTTTCCGCCCGTTTTACCGGGTATCGGCCGCGCGCGATCGCCACAGTGGCGGCTCAGGATTGGGACTGGCGATTACCGCACAAGCGATTCAACAGCACGGCGGGCAGGTTAACGCATCCAACCGTCCAAAAGGTGGGCTAGCGGTGTGTTTATATTGGCCATGTGGTTAA
- a CDS encoding tRNA (cytidine(34)-2'-O)-methyltransferase, producing MFDIALYEPEIAPNTGNIIRLCANCGAHLHLIEPLGFDLDEKKVRRAGLDYHDLARVTRHQDYTAFAKAMAGRRIFACTTKATQFHTEATFADGDVLLFGPETRGLPDALIQALPDAQRLRIPMQPEARSLNLSNAVAIIGYEAWRQFGFNGAQ from the coding sequence ATGTTTGATATTGCGCTCTATGAGCCTGAAATTGCACCGAATACGGGCAACATTATTCGCCTGTGTGCCAATTGCGGCGCGCACTTACATCTGATTGAGCCGTTGGGTTTTGATCTTGACGAGAAGAAAGTCCGTCGCGCGGGATTGGATTATCATGATTTGGCGCGTGTGACACGTCATCAGGACTACACGGCGTTTGCAAAAGCGATGGCCGGCCGGCGGATCTTTGCGTGTACCACCAAAGCCACCCAGTTTCACACTGAGGCGACGTTTGCGGACGGTGATGTGTTGTTGTTTGGGCCAGAAACGCGCGGCTTACCCGATGCGTTGATCCAAGCATTACCAGACGCGCAGCGATTACGCATTCCAATGCAGCCAGAGGCACGTAGCCTTAACCTGTCTAATGCCGTAGCGATTATTGGGTATGAAGCGTGGCGGCAGTTTGGTTTTAATGGCGCGCAATAA
- the tpiA gene encoding triose-phosphate isomerase produces the protein MRRPLVMGNWKLNGSKAMVTELLNGLNAELKGVEGVDVAVAPPVMYLAQAEQLLADSAIKLGTQNVDTHNSGAFTGDISAEMLKDFGATHIIIGHSERREYHQESDEFVAQKFAFLKENGLTPVLCIGESDAQNEAGETLAVCARQLDAVIQSQGVEALNDAVIAYEPIWAIGTGKAATAQQAQDIHAAIRKHIASYSEDVASKVVIQYGGSVKAGNAAELFAMPDIDGALVGGAALDAAGFAAIAKAAAEAKKA, from the coding sequence ATGCGCCGTCCATTGGTAATGGGTAACTGGAAACTCAATGGCAGCAAAGCCATGGTCACTGAACTGCTTAACGGCCTTAACGCTGAACTGAAAGGCGTTGAAGGCGTCGATGTGGCCGTTGCGCCACCAGTGATGTATTTGGCACAAGCTGAGCAACTGCTGGCTGATAGCGCGATTAAACTCGGTACGCAAAACGTCGATACACACAACAGCGGCGCATTCACCGGTGATATCTCTGCAGAGATGCTGAAAGACTTTGGTGCGACCCATATCATTATCGGCCACTCAGAGCGTCGCGAGTATCATCAAGAGTCTGACGAATTTGTCGCGCAGAAATTTGCTTTCTTGAAAGAAAACGGCCTCACACCTGTGTTGTGTATCGGTGAGTCTGACGCGCAGAACGAAGCGGGTGAAACTCTCGCGGTATGCGCACGTCAGCTTGACGCTGTAATCCAATCACAAGGGGTTGAAGCCTTGAACGATGCCGTGATCGCCTATGAGCCAATCTGGGCAATTGGCACCGGTAAAGCGGCGACCGCGCAGCAAGCACAAGATATCCACGCAGCGATCCGCAAGCATATTGCGTCTTATAGTGAAGACGTGGCAAGCAAAGTCGTGATTCAATATGGTGGTTCTGTGAAAGCCGGCAACGCCGCTGAGCTGTTTGCAATGCCAGACATCGACGGCGCGCTCGTTGGCGGTGCCGCGCTTGACGCTGCTGGCTTTGCGGCGATTGCTAAAGCCGCGGCAGAAGCGAAAAAAGCGTAA
- a CDS encoding 5-carboxymethyl-2-hydroxymuconate Delta-isomerase — MPHLVMEYTDALAERVNIDQLVDDLHRAAIATGSFDPEALKSRAVPCGVWRVGAQADRSEFVHVEFRLLAGRSTQQKEAISDALTVPLREHAGHVSSLTVDVRDMDTSSYRKWVGTTRAM, encoded by the coding sequence ATGCCCCATCTGGTAATGGAATACACAGACGCACTGGCCGAGCGCGTCAATATTGATCAACTGGTGGATGACTTACACCGTGCTGCGATTGCTACCGGCAGCTTCGACCCCGAGGCCTTAAAATCACGCGCGGTACCGTGCGGTGTGTGGCGTGTGGGGGCACAGGCAGATCGCAGTGAGTTTGTTCATGTTGAATTTCGGTTACTCGCGGGGCGCAGCACCCAGCAAAAAGAAGCGATCAGTGATGCGTTGACCGTGCCGCTGCGTGAGCATGCCGGGCACGTCAGTAGTCTTACGGTAGACGTCCGTGATATGGATACCAGTAGCTACCGTAAGTGGGTGGGTACCACGCGCGCGATGTAG
- a CDS encoding DUF3135 domain-containing protein, whose protein sequence is MKTLPSFDELAALAESDPHALEALRLSMSEDVIANASYATQPQLHAMLSHINRMIDHGKNPLHVNMMLFQALTRQYSRFATAFTAPDELCRHQADIMDFRVGQAAKKDVTKGTDRPT, encoded by the coding sequence ATGAAGACCCTACCCTCTTTCGATGAGTTGGCGGCACTGGCTGAGTCAGACCCACACGCATTAGAAGCATTGAGGCTTAGTATGAGTGAAGATGTCATCGCCAATGCATCTTACGCCACCCAACCTCAGCTACATGCGATGTTAAGCCATATCAATCGAATGATAGATCATGGTAAGAACCCATTACACGTCAATATGATGTTGTTCCAAGCACTGACGCGCCAGTATTCGCGCTTTGCCACCGCGTTTACCGCCCCCGATGAACTATGCCGTCATCAGGCGGACATTATGGACTTTCGCGTTGGGCAAGCCGCGAAAAAAGACGTGACAAAAGGAACGGACCGTCCCACTTAG
- a CDS encoding ferredoxin--NADP reductase, with product MATWIKAEVVENQHWTKDLFSLVLSAPVEPFKAGQFTKLGMEIDGKLIQRAYSFVNPPQSKYLEVYATRVADGLMSPRLHALEPGDNVMITQDPAGYFTLDEVPQGQHLWMFATGTAIGPYISLMEQGELWSRFRKVILVHAVRFAADLTYQARINALQEKYPDQLVVQPFVSREPTAGALSGRVTHALEDGLLERVVGLPLTPEHSQVMLCGNPAMVKEVKTLLEGKGLSKNLRRKPGNVTTEHYW from the coding sequence ATGGCCACTTGGATCAAGGCTGAGGTCGTGGAGAACCAACATTGGACAAAGGATCTCTTCAGCCTGGTGTTATCCGCCCCTGTCGAGCCGTTTAAGGCAGGCCAATTCACAAAACTCGGCATGGAGATCGATGGCAAGTTGATCCAGCGTGCCTACTCGTTCGTGAATCCTCCACAAAGTAAATATTTAGAAGTTTATGCCACCCGTGTCGCCGACGGGTTAATGTCACCCCGCCTCCACGCGCTTGAGCCGGGTGACAACGTGATGATTACGCAAGATCCGGCTGGCTACTTTACCCTCGATGAAGTGCCGCAAGGCCAACACCTTTGGATGTTTGCCACTGGGACGGCAATCGGCCCGTACATCTCACTCATGGAACAAGGCGAGCTGTGGTCACGTTTTCGTAAAGTGATATTGGTGCATGCCGTACGCTTCGCCGCCGATTTAACCTATCAAGCACGCATTAACGCGCTGCAAGAAAAGTATCCCGATCAGTTGGTGGTTCAACCTTTCGTCAGCCGCGAGCCAACCGCGGGCGCGCTCTCTGGACGCGTGACCCACGCACTGGAAGATGGGCTACTCGAGCGGGTCGTGGGTCTGCCCCTCACGCCTGAACACAGCCAAGTGATGCTGTGTGGCAACCCGGCCATGGTCAAAGAAGTGAAAACACTCTTAGAAGGTAAAGGACTGAGCAAAAACCTGCGCCGTAAACCAGGCAACGTGACCACCGAGCACTACTGGTAA
- a CDS encoding helix-turn-helix transcriptional regulator: protein MKSTDRILHTIKREGSVSAKVLADQLGMTTMGVRQHLQSLERDGLVDFEDIRAKVGRPSRHWSLTAQGHRRFADSHHDLSITLIDSVQNVFGEQGVADVIAQREAATFAQYQDALKDCDNLEAKLQTLTYLRESEGYMAELHQDGTDYILIEHHCPICHAAKSCPALCRSEIQLFRHLLGEAYRVEREEHIVSGQRRCTYRIGEKT from the coding sequence ATGAAGTCCACTGACCGCATTCTACACACCATCAAACGCGAAGGCAGCGTAAGTGCGAAAGTCTTGGCCGATCAGCTCGGCATGACCACCATGGGCGTACGTCAGCATTTGCAAAGCTTAGAGCGCGATGGCTTGGTCGACTTTGAGGATATCCGCGCTAAAGTGGGCAGACCTTCTCGTCATTGGTCCCTAACCGCCCAGGGTCATCGGCGGTTTGCCGACAGCCACCATGATTTATCGATTACCCTTATCGATTCCGTGCAAAACGTGTTTGGCGAGCAAGGTGTTGCCGATGTCATTGCCCAACGTGAAGCCGCCACCTTTGCCCAATATCAAGACGCGCTCAAAGATTGCGATAATTTAGAGGCTAAATTGCAAACCTTGACGTATCTTAGAGAGAGCGAGGGATATATGGCCGAGCTTCATCAAGACGGCACCGACTATATACTGATTGAACATCACTGCCCTATCTGTCATGCAGCGAAGTCCTGTCCGGCGTTATGCCGCTCAGAAATCCAGTTATTCCGCCACCTGCTCGGTGAGGCCTATCGGGTCGAACGCGAAGAGCACATTGTCTCTGGACAGCGCCGCTGCACATATCGTATTGGAGAAAAGACGTGA
- the glpX gene encoding class II fructose-bisphosphatase codes for MKRDLALAFSRVTEGAALAGYKWLGRGDKNAADGAAVEVMRTLLNLTDIDGEIVIGEGEIDDAPMLYIGEQVGLGGDAVDIAVDPIEGTRMTAMGQANALAVLAAGEKGSFLKAPDMYMEKLVVGPGAKGAIDLNKPLLDNLENVAIALGKPLDSLVVATLAKPRHDEIIASMQAQGIRVFAFPDGDVAASILTCMPESEVDVMVGIGGAPEGVVSAAVIRALGGDMQGRLLPRHDVKGDTPDNRLLGEQEMTRCAQMGITAHQVLTLSDMASSDNVVFAATGITKGDLLDGITRHGDLATTETLVVRGQCRTIRRIRSTHYLSRKDTAIKPHIL; via the coding sequence ATGAAACGTGATCTCGCATTGGCATTCTCGCGCGTAACCGAAGGCGCAGCATTGGCTGGGTACAAATGGCTGGGGCGTGGAGACAAGAACGCGGCAGATGGTGCGGCGGTTGAAGTAATGCGCACCCTGCTTAACCTCACCGATATCGACGGTGAAATCGTGATAGGGGAAGGTGAAATTGATGATGCCCCCATGCTCTACATTGGCGAACAGGTCGGTTTAGGCGGCGATGCGGTCGATATCGCCGTTGACCCGATTGAGGGCACGCGAATGACAGCCATGGGGCAAGCCAACGCATTGGCAGTCCTCGCCGCTGGCGAGAAAGGCAGCTTTTTAAAAGCCCCTGATATGTACATGGAAAAACTGGTGGTCGGCCCCGGTGCCAAAGGGGCGATTGACCTCAATAAGCCTTTGCTCGACAACCTCGAAAACGTCGCGATAGCGTTGGGTAAACCACTCGACAGCTTGGTGGTCGCCACCTTGGCCAAACCGCGTCATGATGAAATCATTGCCAGCATGCAGGCGCAAGGGATCCGTGTCTTTGCCTTCCCCGATGGGGATGTGGCGGCCTCTATTCTCACCTGTATGCCAGAAAGTGAAGTCGATGTGATGGTTGGCATTGGCGGTGCACCAGAAGGTGTGGTATCCGCGGCCGTGATCCGGGCCCTGGGCGGCGATATGCAAGGACGATTGCTACCACGTCACGACGTGAAAGGGGATACCCCAGACAACCGCTTGCTCGGTGAACAAGAAATGACACGATGCGCGCAAATGGGGATTACCGCTCATCAGGTGTTGACGCTATCGGACATGGCCAGCAGTGATAATGTGGTATTTGCGGCGACTGGGATCACCAAAGGCGATCTGCTCGATGGCATTACCCGACACGGGGATTTAGCCACCACAGAAACCTTGGTGGTACGCGGGCAATGCCGCACCATTCGTCGGATCCGTTCGACCCATTATTTAAGTCGCAAAGATACGGCGATCAAACCGCACATCCTGTAA
- the zapB gene encoding cell division protein ZapB encodes MSLEVLEQLEAKVQMAVDTISLLQMEIEELKEKNGSLEQDAVAEKERREQLEQENAKLRDEQQAWQDRIRSLLGKIENVE; translated from the coding sequence ATGTCATTGGAAGTATTAGAACAACTCGAAGCTAAAGTACAAATGGCGGTGGATACCATTTCGCTGCTACAAATGGAAATCGAAGAACTCAAAGAAAAGAACGGCTCACTAGAGCAAGATGCCGTCGCGGAAAAAGAGCGCCGTGAGCAGCTTGAGCAGGAGAACGCTAAACTGCGCGATGAGCAGCAAGCATGGCAAGATCGCATTCGGAGCTTGCTAGGTAAAATTGAGAACGTTGAATAA
- the rraA gene encoding ribonuclease E activity regulator RraA, whose amino-acid sequence MEYNTSELCDMYPEHVDVVEPMFSSYGGRSSFGGQITTVKCFEDNGLIREMAEQDGEQRIMLIDGGGSLRRALIDGEIAQLAADNDWAGMIVYGCVRDVDTIDEIDIGIQALASIPVGTDEQGIGETDVPVNFGGVTFLPDDHVYADTTGVILSPDALTMADEDLDDAEDDD is encoded by the coding sequence ATGGAATATAATACCTCGGAACTATGCGACATGTACCCCGAACACGTGGATGTCGTGGAGCCAATGTTTAGCTCTTATGGGGGCCGCAGCTCGTTTGGTGGCCAAATTACCACAGTAAAATGCTTTGAGGACAATGGGTTAATTCGTGAAATGGCCGAGCAAGACGGCGAGCAGCGAATTATGCTGATTGATGGCGGCGGTTCGTTACGTCGCGCCCTTATTGACGGCGAGATTGCGCAGCTTGCCGCTGACAACGACTGGGCTGGCATGATTGTTTACGGTTGTGTTCGTGATGTCGATACCATCGATGAAATCGATATCGGCATTCAAGCACTGGCTTCGATTCCAGTGGGGACTGATGAGCAAGGTATCGGTGAAACGGATGTACCCGTCAACTTTGGCGGCGTCACTTTCTTGCCCGATGATCATGTTTATGCCGACACCACTGGCGTGATCCTTTCACCGGATGCGCTGACCATGGCAGACGAAGACCTCGACGATGCGGAAGACGACGACTGA